The genomic interval ACGACGCCGAAACCGCCACGGTCCGCGGGGTCATCCCGCGCCGGCTCGATCCCACGGCGGTCGTGACCCAGCCGCACCCGGGCTTCCCCACCGACCTGCAGGCCCAGCTGATGGCGCTGCTCTGCCTCGCCGACGGCAACTCGCTGGTGACCGAGAAGATCTTCCCCGACCGCTTCCTGCACGTGCCCGAGCTGCAACGCATGGGCGCCGACGTCACGCGGCTGGGGCCCTCGGCGATGGTCCGTGGGGTCCGCGAGCTGATCGGGGCGCCGGTGATGGCCAGCGACCTGCGGGCCTCCGCCGGCCTGGTCATCGCCGGCCTCGCCGCCCGGGGCACGACGCTCGTGCAGCGCGTCTACCACCTCGACCGCGGCTACGAGGCGATGGAGACGCGGCTGCAGGCGCTGGGCGCCGACATCCAACGCGTCCGGCGCTAGCGGGGCGGCCGCCGAGCGGGGGACCGCCGAAGAACCGACCGCCTCCGGTGCCTCGGGGGGAGCCGGCGGCTCCTCAGAACGAGTAGGTGAACGAGGCCTCGAGTGCGTGGCCCTCGTAGAGGTCCCGGCTCTCGTCCGCGAAGCTGCCCTCGTAGCCCAGCCGCAGCGTGGTCCGCTCGCCGGTGAGCGAGACGCCCGCCGTGGGCGCCCACCAGCCTTGGACGGCGGCGTCGTCGAGGAAGCGGTGGTACGCGAGGCCGGCGTCCAGGGCGAAGCGGGTGCCCGGCCGCCACAGCACCCCGCCGCCGAGCGAAGCGACCGCCTGCGAGAGGTCGGTGTCGAGCGTGTCCCGGTCCACCTCGGAGAGGAAAGGCCCGCTGTTGTCCTCGTCGTCGTCGTGGTCGTAGAAGGTCTGCTCCAGCCCGCTGTAGCCGACGATCCCGGCGCCCACGCTGAAGGTGAGGTCGCCGATCCGCAGCCCGCCGCCGGCGTTGAGGCCGTAGCCGACGAAGGAGCCCAGGTCGCCGGTGTCGCGGCTGCCGGCGCCGCCGAACTGCAGCACCGGCGTCAGGCGCAGGCTCAGCGCGTTCTCGGAGAGCGGGGCCGGGCGGTGGCCGAGCAGCGTGACCGGAAGGCCCAGCTCGATGCCGGACTGCCAGAGGTCCGCGCCGGCGACCTCGCGGTAGCCGAAGGTGTACGCGCCGGTGAGGCCGACCCACTCGCTGAAGTCGATGCCGCCGTCGAGCGTGCCCGCGAGGCGGACGCCGCCGAAGCCGTCGCTGTCGGCGTAGCCGCCGGTGCCCGTGTAGCGCACCCAGCCGATGCGGTTCTCGTCGAGTTGGAACGACAGCGACCGCGCCCCGCCGAGGGCCTCGGGGCCGGGCAGCGCGTGGCGGGAGAAGCTGCCGGTGGCCAGCAGCGCGGTCGCGGCGTCGGGGTTGCCGTCGACCGAGCCGATCGCCGCCTGTTCCCGCAGGTAGCGGAGGTAGCGGGCGTACACGTCGCTGCCCTCCTCCTCGAAGAAATCCTCGATCTCGTCGGTGAGGTCGTCGCGGTCGTCGCCGCGGAAGGTCCGCTCGAAGCCGACGCCGCGGAGCCGCACGGTCGCGGTGCGGCCATCGGCGGAGACGTCCACGACCGCCGCGTCGGCGACGCCGGCGTAGTCGAGCCGGATCCGCTGCTGCGTCCCGTCGAAGCCGCCGAAGCCGCCGCGGGCCTGGAGCGCGTCGTCGAGCAGGTCGAACGCATCCGACCCGCCCCGCTGCACGGCCGGTGTCCCGCCCGCGCCCGTCGCCCCGACCACGAAGAGCTCACGCCCGGACGCGGGGCACGCCGCGAGCGCCGCGGCGAGAAGGACGGCCGGCGGGGGGATCGTGCGGGTCATGCCGGATCCTACCGCCCCCGAGGCCGACCCCTACCCTCGCTCCCGGACCCCGCCGCGCAACACCACCCAGAGAAAACCATGTCCCTCCTCGGCCCGCTCTCCAACCTCCTCAACGCCGACGACGGCGTCACCCGCGACGCCGGCCAGCAGAGAGGCCTCGTGGGCATGGCCTCCGAGCTGCTCGGCTCCGCCGGCGGCATGAGCGGGCTCGTCGCGGCGCTCAGCGCCGGCGGCCTGGGCGAGCAGGTGAAGACCTGGCTGGGCGACGGGCCCAACGCGAGCGTCTCGGCGGGTGAACTCGAGGCGGCGCTGGGATCGGAGAAGATCCAGCAGCTCGCGGCGAAGTTCGGCCTGGACCCGGCCGCCGCCGCGACGCAGCTGTCCGCCTTCCTCCCGGGCCTCCTGGACAAGCTCTCGCCCGGCGGCGAGACGCCCGCCGACGGCGACGTGATGAAGCAGGTGACCGGCCTGCTCGGCGGCCTGATGAAGTGAGCCCGGCCTCCGCGGCGCTTCATGCCCTCCTCCCCGCCGCTGGACCTGCCGCCGACCGACCTCCTCCTCGCGGTCTGCGTCCAGACGGTCGCCGCGCTCGTCGCGTTCGCCGCGGGGGCGGCGGTGTCGCGGGCGCTGCGGGAGCGGGAGGCGGATTGGCCGCTGCTGCTCGCCGCGCTGGCGGGAGGATTGCTCGCGGCCTGGCTCATCGCCGGCCGCGAGCCGACCTTCGTCGCCGGGTGGCTGCCGGTGCCCGCGGTCATCGTCTACGGCAACCCGGGCCCGGCGCTCGGCGGCCTGCTCGCGGGCCTGCTCGCGGCCAACCGCCGCGTGCCGGGCTGGCGCAGGGCCCCGCTCGCGGCCGCGGTCGCGGCGGTCGGTCTGTACGGACCCGCCTCGACGCTGCTGCACGAGCCGCCGGCGGTGCGGCCGGTCCGCCGCGACGGCATCGACATGCAGACCCACCGGGCCAGCTGCAGCGCCGCCGCGGCCGCGACGCTGCTGCGGGCACGCGGGATTCTCGGCTTCACCGAGCGGGAAATGGTCCGGCTGTGCCTCACCGGCGAGCGCGGCACCCCGCTTCTGGGGGCCTTCCGCGGGCTCTACCTCGCGGCGGAGCGAGCCGGGGCCCCGCTGCGGCCGGTGTTCCGCCGCATGCCGGCCGCGGAGCTGCGGGCGCGGCCTGAGCTGCTGCCCGCGATGGTGAGCGTGCGCCTCACCGAGGAGCTCGACGAGCGCGACCCGCGCTACCGCGGCGACTGGGGCTGGCTGCTCGGCGTCACCCACTCGGTGGTCGTCTTCCGCTTCACCCGCGACGGCCGGGTGGAGGTCGGCGACCCGGGCGCCGGCCGGGAGCTGTGGTCGGTCGCGGCGCTGGAGAGCCTCTGGGTGGGCGACGTGCTCAGCCTGGAGACGCCGGATCCCGGTTGACGGCGTAGACGAGGCACAGGTCGTCGCCGAGCCGACTCGCCGAGACGAGCCGCAGCGGGCGGGCTCCGGCCATCCGCTCCATTGATCCCGCCGCCGCGGGCCCAAGCCCGGCCGGGTCGCCGAGCAGGAGCGGCGCGACGTAGGCGTGGATCTCGTCGACCAGGCCGGCGGCGAAGAAGGCGCCGGCGAGGCCGGGGCCCGCCTCGAGCAGCACGCGGGTGCAGCCGTCGGCCGCCAGCCGGCGAAGGACGGCCTCCGGCGGATCTGCGGTGACCTCCAGCGGCGGCCCGCCGCGCTCGCGCAACGCCGCCCCGGCGGGCAACCGGCCCGAGCGATCGAAGACCACCCGCCGCGCCCGGCGGTGCACCCGCACGCCGCGTGCGGTCAGCCGCGGGTCGTCGGCAACCGCCGTGCCCGCGCCGGTGAGGACCGCGTCGACGCGGGCCCGCAGGCGGTGGACGCGGCGGCGTGAGGCCTCGTTGCTGATCCACTTCGAGTCGCCACCGGCGGTCGCGACGCATCCGTCGAGCGTCTGCGCCCACTTCGCGATCACCCAGGGCAGGCCGGTCGCCAGCCGCTTGGCGAAGGGCGCGAGCAGCCACGCCGTCCCCGGTGTCGGGGCCGCCACCGCCTCCACGCCCGCGGCCCGCAGCCGCCCGAAGCCGCCCCCGCTCACGCGCGGGTCGGGGTCGACCTCGCCGGCGACGACGCGGCCGACCCCCGCCGCGAGCAACGCCTCGGTGCAGGGCGGCGTCTTGCCGGTGTGGCGGCACGGCTCCAGCGTGACCACGGCGGTGAAGCCGGGCGCGAGCGGGCCACGCCGCCGCGCGTCGGCGAGGGCTTGCACCTCCGCGTGCGGCCCGCCGAAGCGCCGGTGGAACCCGCGGCCGAGCACGGGCCGCGGCCGCTCCACCGGCCCCGCCGCGAGCAGCACGCACCCCACCCGCGGGTTGGGCTCCACCCGCCCCGTCGCCCGCTCCGCCAGCCGCACCGCCGCCGCCATCGCCTGCGCCTCGGTGAGCGTCGCGTCCGTCTCCCACGGGCTCGGTCGGGGCGGGAGCATCCGCCCGAACCTAGCGCCGCTGCCCGCGTGCGATCCCGTCGCGCGTCGAGCGACGCGGCGCCGGGATCCGCACGCCCGCCCTCCCCGGCCGGGGGCTCCCCCCGCCGTTTATCCTCGACCCCGGGCCCGCGCCGCGGACCGTCGCTCTTTTCGCCCCGAAACCGCCGCGGTCCGCGGCCTCCGGAAGCCAAGCCATGAAGTGGATCCTCCGCCTTGCCGTCGTGCTCGTGATCCTCGCCGTCGCCGTGCTCGGCGCCGGCTACTTCTTCCTCAACCAGATCGTGCAGCGGGTCGTCGTGGACGCGGGCACCGAGGCGACGGGCACGCGGACGACGCTCGCCGGCGTCGGCCTCTCGCCCTTCTCCGGCGAGGCCAGCCTCACCGGCTTCGGCGTGGCCAACCCCGAAGGCTTTGGCGGCGGCGACGTGATGTCGTTCACCAACGCCGACGTGCAGGTCGACCCCGCGAGCCTCCTCACCGACGTCATCCAGGTGCCGCGCTTCCACGTCGACGGCACGACGATCCACATCGCCTACGCCGACGGCCGGGCCAACTTCCTGGAGCTCTACAAGCACGTGCTCGGCGACGCCACCGGCGTGCCCGAGGAGCCCGCGCCCGACGAACCC from Phycisphaera mikurensis NBRC 102666 carries:
- a CDS encoding cysteine peptidase family C39 domain-containing protein, with product MPSSPPLDLPPTDLLLAVCVQTVAALVAFAAGAAVSRALREREADWPLLLAALAGGLLAAWLIAGREPTFVAGWLPVPAVIVYGNPGPALGGLLAGLLAANRRVPGWRRAPLAAAVAAVGLYGPASTLLHEPPAVRPVRRDGIDMQTHRASCSAAAAATLLRARGILGFTEREMVRLCLTGERGTPLLGAFRGLYLAAERAGAPLRPVFRRMPAAELRARPELLPAMVSVRLTEELDERDPRYRGDWGWLLGVTHSVVVFRFTRDGRVEVGDPGAGRELWSVAALESLWVGDVLSLETPDPG
- a CDS encoding YidB family protein; the encoded protein is MHGRCPARARRPDHEELTPGRGARRERRGEKDGRRGDRAGHAGSYRPRGRPLPSLPDPAAQHHPEKTMSLLGPLSNLLNADDGVTRDAGQQRGLVGMASELLGSAGGMSGLVAALSAGGLGEQVKTWLGDGPNASVSAGELEAALGSEKIQQLAAKFGLDPAAAATQLSAFLPGLLDKLSPGGETPADGDVMKQVTGLLGGLMK
- the ribD gene encoding bifunctional diaminohydroxyphosphoribosylaminopyrimidine deaminase/5-amino-6-(5-phosphoribosylamino)uracil reductase RibD, with protein sequence MLPPRPSPWETDATLTEAQAMAAAVRLAERATGRVEPNPRVGCVLLAAGPVERPRPVLGRGFHRRFGGPHAEVQALADARRRGPLAPGFTAVVTLEPCRHTGKTPPCTEALLAAGVGRVVAGEVDPDPRVSGGGFGRLRAAGVEAVAAPTPGTAWLLAPFAKRLATGLPWVIAKWAQTLDGCVATAGGDSKWISNEASRRRVHRLRARVDAVLTGAGTAVADDPRLTARGVRVHRRARRVVFDRSGRLPAGAALRERGGPPLEVTADPPEAVLRRLAADGCTRVLLEAGPGLAGAFFAAGLVDEIHAYVAPLLLGDPAGLGPAAAGSMERMAGARPLRLVSASRLGDDLCLVYAVNRDPASPG